Below is a genomic region from Phalacrocorax carbo chromosome 10, bPhaCar2.1, whole genome shotgun sequence.
TTGGTCTGTGTGTGATGCTTAGCCCAGTAGTCCTTGCtgggttttattaaaatagagATTGCAATGTATCATTTAATAGTGTAAGCAAGTCATTGTACATGTGACTTAGTTTAAAAATCAGCAGATCAGAGATTAGCAGGTGCTTCTCTAATTACATGTTCCCTTTATCTTCAGTAAGGCAGTGCCTGGCAACAGAAAGCACAAGAGCAGtaatttttgtaaaacaaaacaaccaacccaacccaccccaccccccaaacaaacaaaccccacccaAACTTCTAATATTTAGGTAGTTTTCTGAAGCAGACAAAAGACTTCCTTCAGGACATTGTTAGGGATGCTTggtaagcaaaataaataccagCTTGCTTTTAAAGCTCAGTATCTGCCCATTCTAGCTGTGGCCAGAGTGGAACATATTTgattttgctgtggttttgggattttttttgctggtgATGCTCTATGGTTTGCTCTTCATCATTTCCAAGACGATGAGAGGCAGACATCAGTTGCTTTCTGTTGCACTAATGTTTATCTCTTCCCCTCAGGATAGGATTTCTGGGACTTGGCCTGATGGGAAGTGGCATTGTCTCCAACTTACTGAAGATGGGTCACACCGTCACTGTCTGGAACCGGACTGCTGAGAAGGTAGGCATGTCCTTAAGGTACAGATGATACTTAACCTTTTCTAAACTTGTAGTTTCTAACCCCCTAGCTCAGGGAGGCCTGGAGTCACCAGTCAGTGGTGCCTGGGAGAGGATGCCAAAGAAACACAAGTGTATGCTTGCCACCTTGTTCTGTTATTCCTAGGTGCTTGTTGATGGCCACTTTTGAGTAGATGAAGCTGTAGTCTGTCCTAGTATGGTCACTCTTACGTGAAAAGTCCCGCTCTGTTGCTATTTTGTATGAGATGAGAGAGTTGCCAGAAAAATTACAACCTTGTATATGTGTTGAGGAATGCAGTGTCAAGGTGGATGTAAATAGCCAAGTCATTATGTCATGGAGCTGGACAAAAAGAGCAAGTGCTGGGTCCTAGGAGTGGTGTAGTAAGATGCACTGCTTGACCACAGCTTCATCTACACAGCAATTGCACTGTTCATGTTGCGGTAACAAAGGTTCTGTTGAAAACCTGCTGTGTCATAAGACCAGGATGTGAAGGGTTTTATAGGTATATTCAAAGTGAAAATGAAGCTTATATTGCATTTATATGCTAGCCACTGGTATTCTTTGTAGTGCAGGAGGAAAAGTATGTAACTGGGGGAGATGTGGTATTCAGATGATATTGTGGAATATCAAAGGCGAGAAGGGCACCATGGTTACTTTgttaaaaaggattaaaatactttttttttttaatctgcaaagAAAGGGTGGTATGAGGGGATAGGGTAAGAAGGAGCTAAGATTTTTGAAGCAGTAGCCCACTAAAACACATTAGTCTCAACTGCTTACTGTCCAGTAACACCTTTTGCTGTGGCTGTTTaccagtttttttcccctcatctctCCTCCAAAAACCACAACATTCAGTCTCTTATTTCACCTAAGCGTTCTCTTTTCCTGTGTCTTTGTTTTGAAGCTCTTCACTTGAGGTTtcagaaaaagctgcaaaagagTGTGTGTACGCATGTGTGTGTTCAAACCAACAGAAGACAGCCCAGTTGCTCTGTAATTAATATGCCTGACTCCTTTTGAGTTGGGTCTAGCAGCAGCTTGTTTCAGCAAAATTCTAGAGCACCCATTTGTTCTtgacttaatttttcttatgCTTGGATTTGTGACTTTTGCAGTGTGATTTGTTCATCCAggagggggcacggctgggaAGAACCCCCGCTGAAGTTGTCTCCACCTGTGACATCACCTTTGCCTGTGTATCAGATCCAAAAGCAGCAAAGGATGTAAGGATTAGctcttatttttcctccacCAGCTAGACTATGAGATACAGTCACTGAATGCCAGTTCTGATTCCTAGTACCCATGGAAGCCTGGGTCATTGTAGATGCTGGACAGTGCAgccatgtaaaaataaatgtcccAACAAAAACTGTACTTGTAAAAATAATCCCTGGGGGATAGGTTTTGATATCCCTCTAGGAATCTTCCACTGCAGTGCCAGGCTTGCTTGAACTGCTGTCCTGCAGGATTGGAGTTTCTTTGCAGACACCCTATTGCTTTACCGCTCTTCTGTTCCCCACAGCTGGTACTTGGTCCGAGTGGAGTGTTGCAGGGTATTCGCCCAGGGAAGTGTTACGTGGATATGTCCACCGTGGATGCAGATACAGTCACAGAGTTGGCCCAGGTAATCACGTTGAACTGAACTTCTAAACTCTGTGATTCAGCAACAGTACTGCAGTTCTTGTTGCTGTGGTAAGCAGTTGATAATAAAGATGCTTCTGAAGATTTTTGGGCTTCTTTTAGGAGACACTAAGGTCCCATGCAAATAAGACAAAATAAATTGTCAAATCTTGACCAGCAAACAAAGTTGGATGAGATATTCCCTGGTGATAACAGCAAAGCCTGCAGATTTGGTAGGGCTGTTAGCTGGTGCCAATGCAAACAGCCAACGAAATTTTGATCCATTAAGAAGCATTTGTAGCCAGATTGGTGTTCTGTAGCAAACTGGAGAAGAAAGCACTGTCTGCATTAATAACTGTcctgtgtatttaaaatattctggttGGGGAAAAATAACGCCTTCATGTTTCATTCTATAGAAATATTATAGAGAGGATTTCTGTAGAAGTGTTCTGACGTGTTATCTTTGATTTCCTCTTTGGCATCTTCATTGTTATCCTCTGCCCTGAAGGCAGTGTGTGGTGTTGCATGAGGAAGGGGAGCTAGTTCTGGTGAAGATTTAAGCAGACGTATTGGTGATGCAGTAGTGTGTAATGTGAATTTGGAGAATGAAGAGTCATACATCTTAGTAAACCTCTGGCTGAAGACATCTGTCAGAGGCCTTTTCTCTATGGGATGAAGGGGGGAAAATACTACAAGTCAATTTTCTGGGATTCCTACACCACATGTGCAGCGTCAGCACTGGTTTCTTAGCCACTACAGGGTGCCATGACAAAAGCACATCAGTTCAGTTGTTTAAAACTTGCACAGCAGTGGTGTGTGCAGGAAACTCTTGCTAGAGTGTGTGGGCAACTTTTGGTCTTGAGTACCCTTTGCAGGATGCAGCGCATCACATGTTAGTGCTTTCCTCTCATGTTTATATGTCTGAGAGatttgttctgctttaaaattctGTCCTCAGGCACAAGAATTCCCTAAACAATgttcctgctgtgctgcctaCTCAGCATCGGTGCGTGCTGTTCATGCACATCTAACCAGAGTTGTTCTTTTTCCAGGTGATAGTGTCCCGGGGTGGTCGCTTTTTGGAAGCACCGGTCTCAGGAAATCAGCAGCTATCTAATGACGGGATGCTTGTGATCCTGGCAGCTGGTGACAGGGGTTTATATGAGGACTGCAGTAGCTGTTTCCAGGCAATGGGAAAGACCTCTTTTTTCCTAGGTAATTGAAACGCAAAGGGCCTGATAGCAGTTTCTTAGTTTGTGCAAGGACTGGGAATTCCAGCAAGGAGTCTGAGACACATATTTGTCATCTGTTTCTTGTCTCCTTGGGCAGTAGGGGAACTCTTACGGAACTTGACCAGTTTCAGAGCCTCCAGcctaagttttcttttttgaatacTGCCTTATTTTGGAGGATCTgtgatgctttttattttaaatcatacTTTGTTAtgatttctctcttcctttgagTGCTTGGAAAACGGGTAAGTTTTCTGAAGCCTTTCAGAGGAGAGAAGAGCTGCCAAGTGCTTGATATGAAGAGAGTCTAGTAGTGCTAATActgtgtgggatgggggagcaagGCTGCTGTATCTCTTCTGGAGGAATGCCCAATGGTATGTCTCGCTCCCAGGTGAAGTAGGCAATGCTGCCAAGATGATGCTGATTGTGAACATGGTCCAAGGCAGCTTCATGGCAACGATAGCAGAAGGACTGACTTTGGCTCAAGTGACTGGCCAGTCCCAACAGACCCTTCTGGATATCCTCAATCAGGGACAACTTGCCAGCATCTTCCTGGACCAGAAGTGCCAAAGTAAAGTTCTCttatattgttttattataGGATGTTTGTCACAACCTGGCAGCATTTCAGATAATGATAGAAGGGAGAAGATAACCATCCCATCTTCATCACCTTGGGAACCTGGGTATTTTAAGCATTCTGGAAATGAAGAGCTGAGTTCCATTCCTTCCCCTTCATAGCCAGGGCTTCTGAGAATCCACCCCAAGCTCTGCATTGTCTACAGCCTGCTTAGGACTTGAGTTCACAGTGAGGATTTCATTGGGGCAGGGTAATAAGTGAAATGGAGGGCAAGCTGCTTAGAAATTTGAGCTCACTTTGTCAGTGGACAGTAGTGACACTGTCTGCTGTGGCCAGATGAAGATagacagcagagaaacagaagatcTAAAAGCAGTGTTCCTGGTGATCAGCATGGGAAAGGGAAGTTTGGTGTTGAATTGCAGGCCCTTGCAGTGTGGGCTTGATTTACTTATATCTTGCTTATTTTTTGCACGCATTCCTCTTTACAGATATCTTGCAAGGAAACTTTAAACCTGATTTCTACCTGAAATACATACAGAAGGATCTTAGATTAGCTATTGCACTGGGCGATTCTGTCAACCACCCAACTCccatggcagctgctgccaaTGAGGTGAGAGCTGTTCAGTGTTCAGATACGTGTTACTCAGCATTTCTTCAGTAGAGCCATTTGTCAACAAGAGACAAAAATCTTAGAATTGTGTCATCTCTAAGACAAGGGAACAGTGATTGAAACGTATTTTGACTAGGACAgaattgggtttgttttgtaGAAGCCCTTAGAATGTCACATCAGTAAACACAGATGGCCTCTACAAAACCTGGTGCGTTCTGATCTGCGCTGCTCTAATTACTTGACATACTATGCAGTTCTCTGGTTTGCAATGGTCAGCgaattaatttttctgctaaGGAAAGGCTTCGCACAAGAGCAGGCACTGATCCTTTTCTAATTTCTCTTCTCTAGGTCTATAAACGAGCAAAAGCATTGGACCAATCAGACAACGACATGTCTGCAGTGTACAGGGCCTACATCCACTAGGCTGCACCGTTCTTACTGTCAATACTATGATTATTGATTAATATTATGATACTGGGTTTTAACTCTGGACCAGTCCATCTCTGTCTCTCCATTTCCTTTTATACACAGACTTTGAGACCTGCCACGGAGGCAGCTGCTGCGGTGAGCCTTCCCCTGGTAGCAGAagggcgggaggagggggctcgGATTGTTGCAGTCTAATTAGAAAAATCCATGCCATGCACTGACAGTCGTGGAACAGAACAGTGGCGGCTTGTTCAGAAGCTCTGAGGCAACTCTGCCAGAAATCTGCTGCttggctgcttttattttcctctttgtatGCTTGTCCAAGATGCTGTTTCTAACGAtcccttttctcctttgctgtgaAATAACGCGTGTGTTGGAGTCTCTGCATCAAGGGGACAGGTGACATACATCCCATCTACCTGTGAATATCACTAAAGTCCATGGTCTCGAGTAAGGTGAGGAGCATTCCTGTTAATCAGCCACTGTTAGAGAACAAAGCACCTCCCATGGAGGAGAATGGCAGTTCCAGAAGGTAATGGGGTTGCATGCAACGCTGTCTTgactctgtttctttttaaacctcCACCTCCCCAGCACCTTGATGGAGGAATTCCTTGTACTGTTAAGAAGAACAGATTGCATCCATGTCTTCCCCTGTACAGACAACTATAGATTAGGGAACACAAACCTTACTGAAAAGGAGAGAATGCCAGTGTAAGTGAGCCTCCTAAAAGGCTAATCACAGCTGCCCATCCCACAAACAGCATTGAAGATAAAGTTTGCAtagaaaactgcaggaaaaactTATAGCTTAAAACTGGGCCAGAGATATTTTATTTGGGGAAGGAACGAACCTCGTGGTTGCTCCTGGCCTTAGCTTGTGTTGCTTtacttcttgccttttttttttaaccattgtAGTCAGTAATTGCAAAGGTGTCTTGGATTGTAGCAGTGTCACAAGCAGAGTGATGAACCTGAAAGGGGTGAGAAGAGTGACCGTAGAGCCAAGAGACTGAGAATCCTTAGCTCTTTTCTCTGGCCTGTGCATGGTCACTATATCTCTTAGCCTGTTTGCCCATCTTTAAAGTGGGTGATGATTACCTACCTCACAGGGATATTTTTGTGTACTGATTAGTGATCTTTATACATGTCAGATTTTCCATACATGTTATTTGTGTTACTACTCTGGGTACAACACTAGCACAGCATGAGACTTTTCCCTGTACCTGTGACTCTGCTTGTGGCCGGATACCAACTTTTAGGAAGACTAGTAAATAAAATGGGAGGCTAAGACCACTTCTGCGCTGTAGTCTAGAAACATGGGACTTGTACTGCAGATGCCAAGGCTAGAGAGTAGAGATGCTCTCAGTGTTGATAGCAGAGCAACCCAGAGTCCAAAGTATGCCTGTCTCTCTAAAAATGCAGAGTGTGTTTGTTTgtgggcttttttaaaaattgttctcaGTATTAGCCTTTTAGGAGGGTTCTTGCATTTTAGATTTGATAGTTAGCAAAATGCCAGTAAGAAACTTTATTGGCCAAAATCACTTCTCAGTGGCACAATCTCCTCCCTTGGGTTGGGattctgaaaggaaagaaggcaaaTTCAAATTAGACCATGTTCCTTTAAATCCGTGAGGTCTGTCCCTCCCACCGACTTATTTTTCTAGGAGCTTAATAGCTATGTaggaaaattttcctctggGTTAGGACTTCTACCAATCCTGCTTTGTGCAGCACGTGCATATGGTTCAGGGGCACCTTATTAAGAAACAGAGCGTATCAGATACTCATTATGCATCATGACATCTAACGCCTAATGCTGTAAATGTTACTTTGAATATTTCACCTCCTGTGATCACTATAATTTGTGGGCTAATATTGTGTTACGCATTATGTCCTGTGGTGAACATCTAGTAATAGATCTGTTAGACATCACTTTGCCTGTTTGTCAGTGCTATGTCAGCAGTACTAGTTATACATACATGTTTCTTTGGCAGTGCAACTGTCACCCTGCATGTAGATATTCATATTAAAGGCACATGTAACTACCCAGGATAACCAGCCATTAGCCTGCTTTTGACACACTTGCGCTTCCCCCATCCAGAAGAACTCAGCTGTTAGCATCAGGAGTCCTTGGTTAAACATGCTGCAGTTAATAAATCACTTACATGAATTGTGTATTGAGGGCATCTGGGGGAgattgttgttttttgggggcAGGAGATAAGACCACAGGTTTAATAGTGTAAGAAACCacctgggaggaagagggaggtaCTGTCTCAGTTCCAGCTGAGAGTGGAACTGTGCTGAGGCAGTGCGGCAGTATCCCGGACCTGTCCCTGCGGAGGTCTCTTGGTGACTGGGTCTGAGAAAAGGTAATGGAGGATCTCCCTCATTTTTACTTTGTGGTGCCTCTGGACAGAGTGAGAATACAAAAGGAGCTCTCAAGTCCTGTGACGTGTATTTCATAGTGAATTCAAAGAGCCATATTTGTGAGAGGGAGAACCACTCCCTAGGTGACTCACTgctgcaggttttgttttccagaaatactGTAGTTCTCAAAATGCAGATCATTATTTATGTGGGAGTGGCAGGTGCGGACTAGTTAAACACTGTAATTTATCCCGGGAAAGTCTGACTGCAGCTTTATGGTGAGGTAGGTGGATGTAGAGTGGCTGGAGGATGCGGTGCTGCCCAGCCAGCTGTACAATCACAGGTATGCCgaggaggagcagaaggagaCCGAGAGCTCTGAAGTGGATGTCaagtgaggaggagggatggaaaTGGTGAAAACCAGACTCTTTCAGATGCCGTTTGAGATTGATTCTGTCAGTCTCACTCGGATTCTTGTATTTATGTCTGTAGCCTCTGAACATGGATCTTAATCTGTTCCTAGGCGTGAGattttgggggagggaagggggggaagctGTGGATTGAGAGATGCTCTAATAAAACTGGCTAGTCAATGTTGTCTTAATATTGTTGACAATTCTGTAAAGTTCATTTTTATGAGGATTTCTGTTTTAGCGATTTGCTTTTTTTGACTCCCtcctttttaaagacaaaatgtgACACTTGTGAAAAGCTTGtaagaaaagcagtttcttttttcctcgATGATAGATCCTATAGTTAATTGAGGttgtgaatttttatttttttgccttgtttttaatTAACGTTTGTCATTCAGAATAGGATGtgtgaaaatgtttaaatggcaaaacaaaaatttttttgtGCAATTAACAAAGCTACTggcaaaaagaataaaaaccttTCTTGGTAACACAATGTTCTTGCAGCAGTTTCTAAAGCTTATCAAACCTGTATTGTGGCATTAAAGAAATATGTGCAttcctcaaaacaaaaaaaaaatcagtgttgcTGGGAAAACAGCAGCATGCTTGAGAGCATTCTGGTTGTTGCAGAAGCCTGATCTTGTCAGGCATTATAAAGGTTGAATTCAGAGAAATTCCAGCCTCCACACGCAGAGGGGCTGTGTGCTTCTGGACTGAGATGAGGATGAAGGCTTAGTTTTAAAGCAGAGAATGATGAGAGATAGAGGTCTGGGAAGATTCTGGTGTTGATGACTTCTAGTGTTGGGGGCCTGGTGGCCCAACTGGTCTGTCTGGAGCTTCCTTCTAGCATTGGCATTTTTTTGAGCACTCACCCAGCAGCAAGTGGTGTTTTCCAAGACAAGCTCTCTTCACTGAAGTGTTTGCAACCTCCAGAGCATTGCTTTTTGATGATCCAGGCAGTGTTTGTGGTTGAATAACAGTAGGTGTTCATGTACTGAGGCATAATGGGCTAGTACTGTTTAATGGTGTCCTTCAGTTAAAGTGAGCTACAGGTGCTAAAGTAAGGAAGATCCAGTTTTAGCACTATGATTAAAAGCAGTGCAGAATGTGGTGGAGCAAGGCTGCTGAGTCGGTGGCGTGCTCGCAGCAGAAACTGGCAGTATCAGAAGCTTTACCTGCTCTGTGAATGAATAACATGTTCTCTTCCAGCCGTGGTGAAGATGATGATGCTGTTCGCTTGGCCGCCGCTCGCCTGCAGTATGTCTGCTGCAGGAACGAACCCACCAAAATCAATGGAAAGACTTCAGTGCtggaataaatttattttgatttcagaATTTTGAGAGTAAACTGTTGAAACTTCTACGTCTTTACCCGTTCTGGAGGGTTCTTATGTGTAGCTCAGTTTTATCCCAACTGGCATGCAGCCAGCTACGGCTGCGggtggtgcagcaggacgaCGTGCGTAGCGCGGCAGTAACCGCAAGGGCCGGCGCACCGCTTCATCTCGCGGGGGAGGGGACGTGCTGTCCCGCCCCCTGGCGCCACGCCCtgctggccccgcccccccgcccctcgaTTGCTCAGGCAGGGCAGTGCTGCCCAATCAGACGCCGCCtcggccgccccgccgggcggAGGACGTGCAAGTGTGGGCGGTGCCGAGGGCGGTGCCTGTAGCCAatcggggcggccgcgggggcggggcgggcggcaggATGGCGGCGGCCATGGCGagcgcggcggagcgggcggTGCTGGTGAGTCCGGACGCGGCCCGGCCGCGGGCGGGGAGCCGCCGCCGTTCGTTCCCCGGCTCCCCACGCCAGGGCTGAGACGCTCTGTGCAGGCCGTGGGGCAGCTTCTCCGGCGGGCCGGTGCCGTGCGGCCGGAACAGGCTCTCGGGCCGACCCCGGGCTGCGTTGCCGTGCTGCCCTCGGGCCCGCAGCCACCCGGCAGGCCGCGGCCTCCTCCGGGCTCCCCCTAAGCTGCTTGCAGGGTGGCCGCTTTGGCGCTCGCCCCGAGcagcgccggggccgggctgcAGTTGACGCCGGTCCTTGCGTTGGCGCCGGGGGCAGCCCCGCTCGCCCTAAACAACGGAATGTGTTACGTGACCTTCATTTTTTCATAGCCAGCCCAACGCGCTGCTTGATGGAAGGCCAGACCTAACAAACGGTAGGCAGGCACCTCAAAGCAGCCTTGTTGACCTGATAAAGGTAGGAAAGACATAGACCAGCTGGCGCTGCAGGCATCCGCGGGCATGAGCTGCAAGAAGTAGGGACAGCTTCCTATCTAAGGGGTGAATTTTGGAGATGCGTCCAGGCCAGGCGGAAAGCTGCATGTGAAAACCAGGTTTTTATAAAATTTATGTGATTTTCAATGATATGACTAGCATTCCTCAAAAACTCAGATGGGTAGCACACAGGCATGGTGAATGAACTTGGCTTAGTCTGAAAGTAATACCAGTGCAGGGGGGGGAAGATGTTTTGCTGTCACTAGGGGGATGAAGGACACCCAGGGTGAGGTGAAGTAGAAAAATCTGCGTGGTGACAGTGGGGTGGCGGAGGCATGAAACGCATCTGCTTCACCTACATGACTTCTGTCCCTTTGGGAACCTGGAGGAGAGCGAGTGTTACAGAGGACAAAAGAGCAAGGAATCTAGTAAGACAGTATAATGCCCAGAAACCCAAAAGAGGGTTAAATGGTGAAAGTCAGTGGTCTTGCATCCACGCTGGTTTGAAGGATAACCTAGGTTTGTTGTGAGTACCTGCTTTGGGTGAATGTTTGTTGAAACAAAACCATCCTTATCCTACTCTTTGTTCATATAACTCTTGCATAAGGTGATGACACATTAGTGTGTAGTTATTTTATGTGTCTCGTGGCAAACAGGAACTGTCTAGTTGAGAAACCACAGGCTTAAATATCTGAGTTGACCACACCTTTCCAATTTTCCTGGGAGCAGCCCACTCAATCCATTCCCTTCCAGTACTTTCTGTGTGGAAaatttttcctcccttaaaAAGTAGCAAGCATCAATCTCTTCTTTGTCCCTTGCTTGTTTCTGTTCCCACGTCTCTGATGATATTCTGCATGGGGTCTTGTGGTTTAACAGGAACGCTTAGCTCTGGTTTGAGGATCTGCTTTACACAGGCTTCTCTGCAGCCGACAACTGACTGGGGCTTGAGGTGGTTCGTCATCAGATCTGAACTTGCTTGTTACTGAATTTGCCCAGATGATTGGGAGTCCTCGGcctttctctccccccacccGCTTTTCAGTtcagcttgctttatttttaggcTGCTGTTGCTTGGTTAAATGGCACTCGGGGGGGACACACCATTttagtttttgtctttgttccTCACCATATAATTGGCAACAAATTTGTCCACaagttgagattttttttgccCGTGATAGTGAGTGGTAGGGGATCTCCCTATCTTTATTTCCACCCACgagcttttcattttatttcctccccCTATCCTGTTGAGGAGGGCGAGTGGGAGAGGCTGGTTGGgtgtctggcagccagccaaggtcagcccaccccagcagctTAAAAAGATGCCCCAGATTTTGAAGCAGCAGTATCTGTACTTTGTTCTGAAATTTGCATCCTATTATGCCTGTTCTTTCCTAATTCTGTGATTATTGGTACAGTGATTTGTAGGAATGCTGCTGTCTTAAAGAACAAAAGTGAGGACAGTTCATTTGGCTGGGGCAGAGAAGTGGAGAGTAAGCCTTTCAACAAATCAGgaagaaaactttttcttctcctactAGTATGTGATGTGAACAGCTTGGACACAGCAGTATACTTAgaacttaaataattttcatagaCGTCTAATAAGAGATTTATTTCCAGAGTTAGACTTCTAATGATTCTATTGCTCTCTTTCCACAATGTAGGAAGAAGAATTTAAATGGCTTTTACAAGAAGAAGTCCATGCTGTTTTGAAACAGCTGCAGGATATTTTGAAGGTAAGGTTAATTTGCTTCATctgttttttgtgttgtgggtTTATTTGCTCTCCCATGGGAGGAATGGTGGTAGATTGCCCCCAGAGAAAAAATTCTTGTTAGAGGGTGCACAGAAAGGTCCATCATGCATGTCCAGTGCTGTCCCAAGTGTTTGCTTGCCCTCTGGTCTAGAAGATTCACAGTAAAGCTGATTTCCCCTAGATTGCTCTGTTCTTGACCTTCTTTGCTGAGGGAGCTGCTTTGAAAAGGCGCATGGAGGCAACCAGATCTGCCTGCCAGACATTTGCCCAAGATGCGAACATTTTCTGGAACAGGGAATCTGGATCTCTCTGTAACTCTGCCATGTGATGGTGGAAACTAACACGATAGCCTTTGGTTGACAAGCTACTACTTGTGCAGCAGCTAGTAGCACTCTCCTCATTCAAAACCATGTTTTCCTCAATACATCCACTTTTCTGCTAGTACCTGCCTCTTTCAGATGTGTGAAGTGTTCAGCTGAACCAGGCCAGCAGCACCTTTCACCAGCCTGAATGTGGGCTGCTGGCTTCGGCTCTTTCCAGGGGGTTAGTGGGTGATGCAAGAGAAGGGGCAAAAATGTGGAGGTAGGAGTGCTGTAGTGCTGACCAAGGACGTGACTCAGTAGCAGATGACAACAACCTGTGATctctgtatatatatgtgtctgTTTTGAAGAATTTGTAATAGTTTTAAGGGTGAAGTGTGATTAAAGGACAGTCACCAGCCAGTATAACCAGTCAGGGGGGCTGGTTTTCACTCCAGACTTTCCATGTGGGTAAGGGATCAGTGGTGCTTGCCCCTGTGCAGCCTGGGGCAGCGCCACAGTACCTGAGGGCATGCAGGGCCAGGCTGTGTCGCTACTGCTGCGGAAAGCTTGGTGACCCCTCTGAGCGCGGCCCCCGTGCCCTTCTCCAGGGTGCAGAGCTGGAGCGTGGGATTTCCAGTGCCTTTCACCATGAGCTGCACGCATTGAGCCTTCTCCTGGGCTGTGCCTGTCCTGCAGGAGGACAAGGGCAAATCCATGTACTCTGCTAGGTGGGTTGCGGGGGGCTTGCAAAGGTGACCACTCTGTGTTCGTCCACTTGCTGGCATCTACGTTTCTATTCTTGCCTTGTCTTTGTTCCTGGCTTGTGTACTGGGCCCAGGTGGATGCCCCAGCACTCG
It encodes:
- the GLYR1 gene encoding cytokine-like nuclear factor N-PAC isoform X7, coding for MAAVSLRLGDLVWGKLGRYPPWPGKIVNPPKDLKKPRGKKCFFVKFFGTEDHAWIKVEQLKPYHAHKEEMIKINKGKRFQQAVDAVEEFLRKTKGKDQDLTIPESSTVKRVMTGTVAGFKWPPSVSEPVKDSDPHFHHFLLSQTEKPAVCYQAITKKLKVCEEETGSTSIQAADSTAVNGSITPTDKKIGFLGLGLMGSGIVSNLLKMGHTVTVWNRTAEKEGARLGRTPAEVVSTCDITFACVSDPKAAKDLVLGPSGVLQGIRPGKCYVDMSTVDADTVTELAQVIVSRGGRFLEAPVSGNQQLSNDGMLVILAAGDRGLYEDCSSCFQAMGKTSFFLGEVGNAAKMMLIVNMVQGSFMATIAEGLTLAQVTGQSQQTLLDILNQGQLASIFLDQKCQNILQGNFKPDFYLKYIQKDLRLAIALGDSVNHPTPMAAAANEVYKRAKALDQSDNDMSAVYRAYIH
- the GLYR1 gene encoding cytokine-like nuclear factor N-PAC isoform X6, yielding MAAVSLRLGDLVWGKLGRYPPWPGKIVNPPKDLKKPRGKKCFFVKFFGTEDHAWIKVEQLKPYHAHKEEMIKINKGKRFQQAVDAVEEFLRKTKGKDQDLTIPESSTVKRVMTGTVAGFKWPPSVSEPVKDSDPHFHHFLLSQTEKPAVCYQAITKKLKVCEEETGSTSIQAADSTAVNGSITPTDKKIGFLGLGLMGSGIVSNLLKMGHTVTVWNRTAEKCDLFIQEGARLGRTPAEVVSTCDITFACVSDPKAAKDLVLGPSGVLQGIRPGKCYVDMSTVDADTVTELAQVIVSRGGRFLEAPVSGNQQLSNDGMLVILAAGDRGLYEDCSSCFQAMGKTSFFLGEVGNAAKMMLIVNMVQGSFMATIAEGLTLAQVTGQSQQTLLDILNQGQLASIFLDQKCQNILQGNFKPDFYLKYIQKDLRLAIALGDSVNHPTPMAAAANEVYKRAKALDQSDNDMSAVYRAYIH
- the GLYR1 gene encoding cytokine-like nuclear factor N-PAC isoform X1, producing the protein MAAVSLRLGDLVWGKLGRYPPWPGKIVNPPKDLKKPRGKKCFFVKFFGTEDHAWIKVEQLKPYHAHKEEMIKINKGKRFQQAVDAVEEFLRKTKGKDQASSHNSNEEKNRRNSSEERGKQSAGEEKRKASLSEGKLKKGTEEGKKRVSSVSSERGSKSPLKRTQDQSPRKRGRPPKDEKDLTIPESSTVKRVMTGTVAGFKWPPSVSEPVKDSDPHFHHFLLSQTEKPAVCYQAITKKLKVCEEETGSTSIQAADSTAVNGSITPTDKKIGFLGLGLMGSGIVSNLLKMGHTVTVWNRTAEKCDLFIQEGARLGRTPAEVVSTCDITFACVSDPKAAKDLVLGPSGVLQGIRPGKCYVDMSTVDADTVTELAQVIVSRGGRFLEAPVSGNQQLSNDGMLVILAAGDRGLYEDCSSCFQAMGKTSFFLGEVGNAAKMMLIVNMVQGSFMATIAEGLTLAQVTGQSQQTLLDILNQGQLASIFLDQKCQNILQGNFKPDFYLKYIQKDLRLAIALGDSVNHPTPMAAAANEVYKRAKALDQSDNDMSAVYRAYIH